The sequence ACAAGTTGATAAATCGatcagacactgttgatacgCATGTctaaaaaacaaaataattgcACTACATTATCTTTGAGTTGATAAGTACAATGTTGAcacacatgaaaaaaaactcACTACAGTCAACATCTTGAAGTTGATAAGTACAATGTtgaaacacatgaaaaaaactCACTACACTCAACATCTTGAAGTCGATTAGTACAATGATGATATACATGAAAAAAACCCAACTTACTACACTCAACATCTTTGAGTACAATGTTGATACACATGAAAAAAACTCACTACAGTCAACATCTTGAAGCTGAATGTTGATACACATGGAAAAAAACTCACTACACTCAACATCTTGAAGTTGATAAGTACGATGTtgaaacacatgaaaaaaaacttactacACTCAACATCTTTGAGTTGATTAGTACAATGATgatatacatgaaaaaaaaaccaacTTACTACACTCAACATCTTTGAGTACAATGTTGATACACATGAAAAAAACTCACTACACTCAACATCTTGAAGTTGataagtacaatgatgatataCATGAAAAAAACCCAACTTACTACACTGAACATCTTTGAGTACAATGTTGATACACATGAAAAAAACTCACTACACTCAACATCTTGAAGTTGATAAGTACGATGTtgaaacacatgaaaaaaaacttactacACTCAACATTTTTGAGTTGAAAAGTACAATGTTgatacacatgaaaaaaaaaaactcatctgcactacatgtattacttgtATTTAATTCGAAGGAGTCCATAGCACTTTGGGCTTACGTACTCTTTTAGCTACTGGAGTGTTCATCAAGAATGCTGGTACCCTCTTTCCCCGCCTCCTGAAGACAACCGGGCTGTCGGGGGCCGTGTCGGACTCTGGTCCCGACTCGCCGTACTCTGGCCCCGACTCGCCATACTCTGACCCCGACTCGCCGTACTCTGACCCCGACTCGCCGTACTCCGACCCGGAGTCGCTACTGTACTCAGCGTGCCCCCGGGCTGTCGGGGTCCGGTGGGCTGTCGGGGTCCGGTGGGCTGTCGGGGTCCGGTGGGCTGTCGGGGTCCGGTGGGCTGTCGGGGTCCGGTGGGCTGTCGGGGTCCGGTGGGCTGTCGGGGTCCGGTGGGCTGTCGGGGTCCGGTGGGCTGTCGGGGTCCGGTGGGCTGTCGGGGTCCGGTGGGCTGTCGGGGTCCGGTGGGCTGTCGGGGTCCGGTGGGCTGTCGGGGTCCGGTGGACTGTCGGGGTGCGGTCTGTCGGGGTCTGCCTTGGGACACCGGACCGTCGTGGTCCTGACTGTCTTAGTTGTTGCCGCACTCTGTGTGCCTCCGGGCTGTCATGCTGACTGTCGGTGTCGTACTCTGGGTGTGACGCAGGGCTGTCCTGGTCCCCTCCGCCCTCTGATGGTGTGCTGTCGGGTTGGTCGACCTCGCGATCGGACAGCAGTCTGGGGTGTCCGCCGCGGAAGTAGGTGCTGGGGTCGTAACCTGTCTCCTGAATGGCGCACTTCACGACAATCTGCAAGGCACTTTGCCATTGTTCTGTGAAAACAGGCAGTAACATAGTtgttattgattttattttttgcaaagaaatcaatattcataatctTTTATTGTAGCATTGTTGAACGAATtttaatgaatttttaacaGATGTTTATGTATCAATTCAGTCATGAACGGCTGCAATGGTATATACATATCTATGCGCACTTGTAGctaataaaccagtcattcatAATCCAGGAGGATCCATATAAGGATACCAGGAACACACAACAATTAAAAATTTTGGAATGGTTCATCTTGCAATTTCATCTGTACTGTTTACCCAAGGGCTTTATATCTTCCTTGGTTTACCTACTCACGTGAATATTAAACGGGTCAATTTGGAGTGGGAAATAGTCAAATACGGTTTAATATATATCAACAAGCCTGTTTCGTATGTACACTGGTACGTATCCATGCATATATGGAGTATGCAACATTTCTTTGCAACTACAACAGCAGATCAAGAGACAGATAGATAAGCCTGGATAAATTTGTTATTATAAAGGCGGAAAAGATTACCGTGTGTGTACCCCTTTCCCTCTGGCTTCTTGCCAATACCCTTGCTTCTGTCGATTGACGACCATGGCAGCACTGCATCCGGCCACCAGGTCGGCCTCTTTCCCGACTGGGCCCATCCCGGTTGGCCGCGCCCGGTCAGCACCTTCACGTAGCACGGGATCAGTTCCCGAAGCTGTGCGTTCGTGAGTCGATGCCACAGGACGTCGGGCAGGGGAAGAAGGACGGTTGATTCTGGGGAGGGGGTTAAGGTATAGAACATTATGATGGGTCAGCTCGATGGGTACATCATCTACATGCGTTTGATAAAACTGTTCACGTTAGCCTCCTTCGCATACATCTAGCGGTACTGGCTTATGGGGGGAGGCTTGTTTGCGATTTTCAAGCTGAGGTTCTCTAATGCAGGGAAACGGACTTCTTTCCacaacaaactccctttcccggcattatAGAACCTTAGCCGtcgttgaaaatcgcaaacaaGCACCCCTAAATAAGATAAAAGCTGGGTTGTGTCGTCCTGTCCTATTTCATACAATCCCAAGTAAGGCCTGTGTCACATTTGAAAActggggcccgaccgggcagctttacATACCGAAAAGTATGGTtatcaaactacacaagacgcaTAGTTTGTATTAAATATTCCCTGATAAAGATTTGGAAGTGCGGAACCGCAGCCTAAACACAGAGCAAAGGCTGACATTTGAATCTTTTCGCATCAGACATAATAACATAATTCCTCACCTTGTGAAGCTGTCTTGACCCTTTCTTCGGCCTCAGCGAAAACGGTGGTAAGCTCGTCCATGCGGCTGCCCACGAATGCCGAGAAAAGGCCCGTGGGATCGTGGACGCAAAGTCCTCCGTGAGGGGTCAAGTTGACTGCGAAGGCCGTGCACCCCCCTTCGTTGGCCTGTTGAACGAGTTTGTCAAACCCCTTGCATACCTTCTCTCGGTAAAAACGACAGAAGTTCGGGTTCGACATATCTCTAGAGATCTCACACACCACTGTTTCTGACCACTGTAAAGTCGCAATTGAGCGAAGCTGAGTGTAGCAAGTTTATAAGGAACGCTCCCTCCATTGTTATTATAATTATATGATGTTGTCTGACAAGGATCCTGAGCGGCATGCGCATAGCCCAAAAGTTGCACTTTGTACTTCACAACTTTGGTTCATTTATAATTAGGCACAATTACACAATTAGGTTGAAGCTCAAATGTTGATGCATGCATGATTAATAATTGCATATAGTCAGTACGTAGTTTGATTTCACTTATATTCACTtaacatttatcatttattatgGCAAATTGCTTAACACTTAACATCCAACACTAAAATTAAACTATttggacttacccctctaaatttccggacgaactccgtcgaccttgtacATATTCATTTATATTTCGCTTGTTTGTAGTGGTAAAAGACCTTATGAAACTGAGACAGTATACG comes from Branchiostoma floridae strain S238N-H82 chromosome 19, Bfl_VNyyK, whole genome shotgun sequence and encodes:
- the LOC118406453 gene encoding sialidase-like — translated: MSNPNFCRFYREKVCKGFDKLVQQANEGGCTAFAVNLTPHGGLCVHDPTGLFSAFVGSRMDELTTVFAEAEERVKTASQESTVLLPLPDVLWHRLTNAQLRELIPCYVKVLTGRGQPGWAQSGKRPTWWPDAVLPWSSIDRSKGIGKKPEGKGYTHEQWQSALQIVVKCAIQETGYDPSTYFRGGHPRLLSDREVDQPDSTPSEGGGDQDSPASHPEYDTDSQHDSPEAHRVRQQLRQSGPRRSGVPRQTPTDRTPTVHRTPTAHRTPTAHRTPTAHRTPTAHRTPTAHRTPTAHRTPTAHRTPTAHRTPTAHRTPTAHRTPTAHRTPTAHRTPTARGHAEYSSDSGSEYGESGSEYGESGSEYGESGPEYGESGPESDTAPDSPVVFRRRGKRVPAFLMNTPVAKRGAHVTCKYPASGKPAATAALFVQLFLPLLYPEADGS